The DNA sequence CCACCGCGAAGCGCATCGGCTTCTGGCTGGGCCTGTCCGCCATGGCCATCACCCTGCTGCTACCGCCGCCCCCGTCCATGCCCGGCGGGGCATGGGTGGTCGCCGGGCTGGTATGCTGGATGGCCGCCTGGTGGATGACAGAGGCGATCCCCCTCACGGCCACCGCCCTGCTTCCCTTCCTCGTCCTGCCGTTTGCGGGCGTGGGCACGCCCAACGATGTCGCTTCCGATTACTATTCCCCGATCCTGTTCCTGATTCTGGGCGGCGCCTTCCTGGCGCTGGCGATCGAGCGGACCGGGCTGCACAAGCGGCTGGCCGTGTTCGTGCTCGATCTGGTGGGCAGCAAGGGCGGGCCGCTGCAGGTGATGCTGGCCTTCATGGTTTCGGCGGCGGTGCTGTCCAACATCATTTCCAACACCTCCACCGCGCTCATCATGATGCCCATGGCCGCGGCCGTGCTGGCGGGCGGTGGAGCCGGGTCGGACCAGCGGCTGGGCCTGCCCGGCGCGCTGCCCATGGCAATCGCCTTCGCCGCTTCCATCGGCGGACTCGGCACGATCATCGGCAGCCCGACCAATGCCATCGGCGTCGCGCTGCTGCGCGAAACCGCCGGAGTGCAGGTCAGCTTCGCGCTGTGGAGCGCCTTCGGCCTGCCGATCGTGGTGCTGGGAATACCGCTGGCCGCGCTGATCATCGGCAAGGTGCAGCGGGTGGCCGATCACCCCTTCGACACGCAGGCGGCGCGCGCGGCCATTGCGCCGCATGGGCCATGGACCACGCCGGAACGGCGGCTGGTGCCGGTGATCGCACTTGCCTTCGTGCTGTGGATGGCGCGCCCGCTGCTTGAACCGCTGCTGCCGCCGGGCTCGCTCACCGACGGCACGATTGCCGTGTTCGCGGGGCTGGCCCTGTTCCTGCTTCCCGATGGCACCGGCCGGCGGCTGCTGAACTGGGAAGAGGCGAACCGGGCGCCATGGGGCGTGATCCTGATGTTCGGCGGGGGGCTGGCGCTGGCCGCGGCGATGAGCCGCAGCGGGCTGGACACATGGCTGGGGCAAGCGCTGCTCCCCCTGGCCGGCGTGCCGCTGGTGGTGGTGGCGCTGGCCGTGGTGGCGATGGTGGTGCTGATTACAGAATTCGCCAGCAATGTCGCCACCGCCAGCGGCGTGATGCCAGTGATCGCCAGCCTCACCGTGGCGCTGGGGGCGGACCCGCTGTTGCTGGGCGTGCCGGCGGCCATGGCGGCCAGCTGGGGCTTCATGCTGCCATCCGGCACCGGCCCGAATGCCATCGCCTGGGCCACCGGGCGGATCGATCTGCCGCGCATGGTCGGCGCGGGCGCGCTGCTCGACCTTGCCGGCGTCGTACTGATCGTCGGTTCGGCATGGGCAGTCTATGCGCTGATGGCGGCAATCGGGCTGGTGTAACCCTTTGGCACCGGAAGTGTCCGGGGCTTTCCTACTCGCCGTCGCTTGTGCCAGCCCGCACGCATGCTTCTGCCGCCTCGCAACCCTTTGGAAACCGCCGAAACGCCTGCTTTTTCGGAACTCCTCCGGGGGGCCGGGAATTTTGCCATGAACCCTGTTCCAGCGTGTTCCAAACCTTCCACTTTTGCGCGGGCTTTGCCCTCGCCAGTTGTTCGTCAAAAGGTTACACTCGCAACCATGTCTGATCAGAACGACCTTCCGCCGACGGATCCCACCACGCCCCGGCGCAAGCCGCGGCCCGAAGTGGCCCGGCTCGGCGGCCGCGAGTTGAAGCCGTCCACGCTGATGATGGGCTTCGGCTATGATCCCACCCTGTCGGAAGGCGCGCTGAAGCCGCCGATCTTCCTCACCAGCACCTTCGCCTTCGAAAGCGCTGCGGCAGGGAAGCGGCATTTCCAAAGCCTGACCGGCGGCGGCGGCGCGGAAGGGCTCGTCTATTCCCGCTTCAACGGCCCCAATCAGGAAATCCTCGAAGATCGCCTGGGCGTGTGGGACGGGGCGGAGGATGCGCTGGTGTTTTCCAGCGGTATGACGGCGATCTGCATCCTGCTGATGGCCTATTGCCGTTCGGGCGACGTGATCGTCCACTCCGGCCCGCTCTATGCCGCCAGCGAAGGCTTCGTAGCCAAGGTGCTGGGCAAGTTCGGCGTGACTTATGTCGATTTTCCCGCAGGTGCGACGCGCGAGGAACTGGACGCGGTGCTGGCGGAGGCGAAGGATCGCGCCGCGCAGCAGGGCGGCCGGGTGGCGATGATCTATCTGGAAAGTCCCGGCAATCCCACCAATGCGCTGGTGGATGTGGAAGCGGTGCGGGCCGCGCGCGATGCGGCGCTCGACCCCGCGCAGACGCCGATTGCGATCGACAACACCTTTCTCGGTCCGCTGTGGCAGCGCCCGCTGGACCAAGGGGCGGATATCGTCGTCTACTCACTGACGAAATATGTCGGCGGCCATTCGGACCTGGTGGCGGGCAGCGTGGCCGGCGCCAAGCGGTGGATGGACCCGGTGCGCAGCCTGCGCAACACCATGGGCGGCATCTGCGATCCCAACACCGCCTGGATGCTGCTGCGCAGCCTGGAAACGGTGGAGCTGCGGATGCAGCGCGCCACCGAAAACGCGGTGAAAGTGTGCGATTTCCTGAAGGATCACCCCAAGGTCAGCGGCGTCGGCTTCCTTAGCCTGCTGCCGGAAGGCACGCGGCAGAAGGATATTTATGATCGCCACTGCAGCGGGCCGGGCAGCACCTTCTCCCTCTTCATCGACGGCGGGGAGGCGGAGAGCTTCCGCTTCCTAGACAATCTGCGCATCGCCAAGCTGGCGGTGAGCCTGGGCGGCACGGAAACGCTTGCCAGCCATCCGGCGGGAATGACGCATCTTTCCGTCAGCCCGGAACGGCGCGCCCAGCTGGGGATCACTGATAATCTGGTGCGGATTTCCATCGGCATAGAGGACGCCGATGATCTGATCGCCGATTTCGCGCAGGCGCTGGAGGCGGTGTAAGCGGGGGCGCAGGCGGGGCGGCTAGCCGCTCCACTCCCGCCGTTCCTCGGCCTGGCGCAGCACTTCATAGGCCACGCTATAGGCCTGGAACTGGCGGGCCGCCTCGGCATCGCCGGGCTTCACATCGGGATGGACTTCCTTCGCCCGGTCCCGCCACGCCTTCTTGATCGCAGGGAAATCCGCATCGCTTTCCAGCCCCAGCACTTCCAGCGCACGCATTTCATCCGCACTTCGGCTGCCGTCGCCGCTGCCGGCCCAGCCGTAATGCGCCGCTTCGGCATAGCCGGCGTTCTCGCGCTGTTCGCTGCGGGCGCGGGCTTCCGCCTCCGCCTTCTCCAGCCCTTCGAAATAGTCCCACTTCTGATTGTATTCGGCGGCGTGGCGCTGGCAGAAATACCACCGCTCCGGGCTGTTCGGCGCCTTGGGCGCGGGGCAATCGCCCGGCTCTTCGCAGCCATGGCGATCGCACAGGCGCACCTTCGCCGCCTCGCGCGCGCTTTCATAACCACGCCAGCGGGGGAAGCCCCAGTCCATCGATCGGCGGGAACGGGACATCAGCGAAACCGGCTCAAGTGCATGCGCTCCATATAGCCGCTCGGGCCGCTCGCGAACAGGGGTAGCCGCTCGTCGGCGGGCATCATCCCTTCGTCCATGCTGCATTGCAATATCGGAAGGACTGACCATATGCGGCACCATCTCCCCGTTACGAAGCACAGACATGTCCCGGCAACTCGCCCTCTCTTCCGCCTTTTCGATCTTCGCGCTGGCCGCGCTGGCGCTGCTCGCCCCCGGCTCTGCCCATCCGTCCGATCTCTTCGCGGACGGCGAAATGCAGACGGGCGCGACGATCGAAATCGCCGCGCCCGCCTTTTCAGCAGCGCTGCCGGAATGGCCGGCGCTGCACCTTCTGCGCTGAAATCAGTTCAGAACGATCGTCACCGCGCGGCGGTTCTGCGCCCAGGCGGCTTCGTTGGAACCCAGCGCCACCGGGCGTTCCTTGCCGTAGCTGATCGTGGTCACCCGCGTAGCCGGCACGCCCAGGCTGACGAGATAGTTCTTCGCCGCATTGGCGCGGCGTTCACCCAGCGCAAGGTTGTAGTCGCGCGTGCCGCGCTCGTCGCAATGCCCTTCGATCGTGGCGCGGATGTTCGGATACTGCGACATATACTGCGCCTGCGCACGCAGGGCGGCCTGATCCTCGCTGTCGATATCGTATTTGTCGGTATCGAAGTAGATCACATCCTTGCCGGCCATGGCCTGCTTGAAATGGGTCTGCGAACCCGGGACCGGGCCGGTGGGCGCGGGCGTCGGCGCGGGTGCCGGCGTCGTTGCAGTCGGCTGCGGAGCCGGCGGCAGCGTTTCCGGAGCCTTCTTGGCGCAGGCCCCCAGGGCAAGCGCACTGGCGGCCGTCAGGGCTATAGCGATCTTCTGCATGCTTAGTCCTCCTCAAATCCTAAAATGACTTATAGCGAAAGCGGCCCATGGGGAAAGCAATGGTTTTACGGCAGAACCGGTCCCCAGGCCGGGTCCGATGCACCCACCGGCGTGGGCAGCTTGCGCAGATTCTCGCCGGTGAGATCCACCTGCCACAGGGAACCTTCCCCCGATCCTTTGGCAGTGCGGAAAAACTGAACGATGCGGCCGTTGGGCGACCAGGTCGGCGCCTCATCCTGCCAGCTGTTGGTGAGATAGCGCATGTTGCGCCCGGCCGGGGTCATCACTGCGATACGCAGATCGCCGGCAATATGCGTGAAGGCGATCAAGTCACCGCGCGGGCTCCACTCCGGCGTGGCCGAGCGGCCGCCGAAGAAGCTGATGCGCCGCTGGTTGGAGCCATCGGCGTTCATCACATAGATCTGCTGGCTGCCCGACCGATCGCTTTCGAACACGATCTGGCTGCCATCGGGCGAATAGGATCCGCCGATGTCGATGCCGGGGCTGTCGGTCAGCTTCTGGCTCTGCCCCCCGGTGGCCGGCACGCGATAGATGTCGGTATTGCCCGCGATTGCCATGGAATAGAGGATCCACTTGCCATCGGGCGACCAGCGCGGCGCGAAGGTGGGGTTGTTGCTCTGCGTCACCAGCGTCTGCTTGCCCGTGCCGATGTCGTAGATGTAGATGCGCGGGTTGCCGTTCAGATAGCTGAGATAGACGATCTTCGAATAGTCGGGGGAATACCGGGGGGTCAGCGCCGTCGCCTGCCCATTGGTGATGAAGCGGTGGTTTGCCCCGTCCGAATCCATAATGGCCAGGCGCTTGATGCGGTGATCCTTCGGCCCCGTCTCCGCGATATAGGCGATTTTGGAATCGAAGAACGGGCTTTCCCCGGACAGGCGCGAATAGACGAGGTCCGCGCATTTGTGCGCCGCCCGCCGCCATTCGTTCGGCTGCACCACCCAACCTTCGCGCACCAGCTGGTCCTGTAACTGCACGTCATAGAGATAGCAGCCCACCGTCAGCCGGCCGTCCTCGTTCGCGCGAACATAGCCCTGCACCAGCATCTCGGCCGAGCGGCCGCTCCACACGTTCCAAGCGGGCGCAGTGATCTGGTCATATGCCGGCTTGGGCAGCGCGTCCGGCCCCACGGGGCGGAACAGGCCATTGTTGCGCAGATCGTTGAAGATCACGCGGGCCAGTTCCATCCCGAGCGCGCGAGTGCCCTGCGAATTGGCTGGCGTGGGCTCGTCGCGACTGGTGGCGAAGGCGGGAATGGCGATGCCCAGATCCTGCCAGGCGTTCTCATCCGTGACAGTGAACGTAAAGCCTTCGTCCTGATCCGTTCCAGCAGCGGCCGGTTCCGCCGGAGCGGGTGTGACGACCGGCGGTGGTGTTGTGTTCTGTGCAGCGGCGGGCACAGCCACCAAACTCACTGAAAGGGCGAGGGCAAGGCGGGTGATCATCACAGATTCCTATCGAATTTCACATTCCGAGGACTCTTCCAGATGTTGTAGTATTCCTCGGGCAGGTTGAATGGTGCGGCCAGCTGGATCGCACGGATTGCGCGCTCGCAGTGCAGCGCTTTCTGCGGACTATTTGATGGCGTCTCACCCGTCTGCCTAACGCAGGTTGGGCGGCCTTTCAGACTTCCGTCGGGATTGAGATCCCAATTCAGATAGGTGACGAGCTTTTCTGTATCGACACCCTGCGGCGCCGACCAGTGCGGTTTGATTTGCCGGGCCATGGCAGCTTGAATGGATGCCGTAACTGCCGGCCCCGCCTCCTTTGCCGGGCTGCCGCGGTCCGACCCATCGCTGGCGCCCGCGCCGGACAGGAAATCCGATCCGATGCGGGTGCCGGTGGGGCGCGAACTGCGCGAGGGACTGGGCGCGGGCTTGGGGTCCGGCCGCGTCTGGCGCGGCGCGGCGCTGGGCTTGGGCTGTGGCTGGGATGGCCGTGGCTGAGCGGTGGGCCGCGGGGCCGGCCGGGAGCTGGCGGCGGCACGCGGCGCCGGCGGGGTCACGGGCTGCTCTGCCGGCCGCTCGACCCGCTCCGGCGCGGGCGGTGGCGGCGGAGCGACCGGCTCGGGCTCGGCCGAAAGCTCCGGGGCAACGGCCGCCTGCGGTGCTTCGGCGGGATCGGGCGCGGTGGAGCGGAGGCTCACCTCGCTCGCCAGGCTGACCTCCATCCGCTCGGGCACCGGGATCTGGTGCGGGGGCGACTTGTCGTAGAACACGAGCACCGCCACCAGCGCCACATGCGCGGCGGCGGCGATGCCGAGACCGATGCGTTCCTCTCGCGACAGGGAAGCGGAAGCTGCCATGACCTGCGGCTATGGAGCCTCGACTGAACCCTGGGTGACCAGGGAAATGCGGTTGCAGCCGGCGCGGTTCAGCTCGCCCATCACCGCCATGACGCGACCATAATCGAGCCCGCGGTCCGCCCGCAGAGTGATCAGCGGCCCTTGCGGCGCGCCGCAGGAGAAGCCCGAGACCACGGAGGGGAAAGCGCCGCCTTCGACCACCGCATCATCGACATAGATGAAGCCGGCCTGATCGATGGAGATGGTGATCTGGTCCTGTTCCTGCTCCAGCGCATTGGCGCGGCTGTCCGGCAGGTCCACGGGCACGCCGCTGGCCAGCATGGGCGCCGTCACCATGAAGATGATCAGCAGCACCAGCATCACGTCCACCAGCGGCGTGACGTTGATCTCCGCCATAGGCGTCCGCCGGCTCGAACGGCCGCGCCGACGCGAGGTGTGGAGACCCATCGCCATCAGGCGCGGTCCAACTCACGCCCGATCTGCGCGCTCACCTTGTCTGCGAAGCGCTGCAGGCGGGCCTGGAAACCATCCACCCGGTGGCTGAAGCGGTTGTAGGCGATCACCGCCGGGATGGCCGCGAACAGGCCGATGGCCGTGGCGAAAAGCGCCTCCGAAATACCGGGGGCAACCACGGCGAGAGAGCTGTTCTGCTGGCTGCCGATCTGAAAGAAGCTGTTCATGATGCCCCATACGGTGCCGAACAGGCCAACAAAGGGGGCGACGGCACCAGTGGTGGCGAGGAAGTTGAGTCGCTCCGCCAGCGCATCGCTTTCGACGGCAACCTGCCCTTCCATGGCCAGCGCCACCCGCTGCCGCGTGCCTTCGCGATCGCGCACGCCGCCCGCGGTGGATATCTTCAGCTCATCCAGGCCCGCCGCCGCGACGCGGGCGGACGGATTGGCCTGCCCCTTGCGGCCGCCCAGCATGGCTTCGGGATTTTCCGACTGCCAGAAATCTTCCTCGAACTCACGCGAGCGGCGCTTCACGCTGCCCATCTTCATCGAGAAGGAGACGACAATCGTCCACACCCAGATACTGGCGAGGACGAGGCCGGTGATGACCAGCTGCACGACGATGTCGGCATCGAGGAACAATTGCAGCGGGTCGAGCCGGGTCGGCGCCGAGGCGCCTGCTGCACTCATCATGTCTAGGATCATTCGGCGTCTTTCGCGTCGAGGAGGGGGGTGAAGGCTTCCCGCCAGGCGGCGGGCTGGCGACGCGGGCGTCCCTGCTGGCCGATGAAGCCGACCCTTATGTCAGCCTCCACCAGCAGATCCCGCGCCCGCTCCGTCGTTCTCACGGCCCTTTGCCGCAGGCTGACGCTGGCGGCGCGCAGTTCCGTGGCGCGGGTTTC is a window from the Altererythrobacter sp. B11 genome containing:
- a CDS encoding SLC13 family permease, with amino-acid sequence MAITLLLPPPPSMPGGAWVVAGLVCWMAAWWMTEAIPLTATALLPFLVLPFAGVGTPNDVASDYYSPILFLILGGAFLALAIERTGLHKRLAVFVLDLVGSKGGPLQVMLAFMVSAAVLSNIISNTSTALIMMPMAAAVLAGGGAGSDQRLGLPGALPMAIAFAASIGGLGTIIGSPTNAIGVALLRETAGVQVSFALWSAFGLPIVVLGIPLAALIIGKVQRVADHPFDTQAARAAIAPHGPWTTPERRLVPVIALAFVLWMARPLLEPLLPPGSLTDGTIAVFAGLALFLLPDGTGRRLLNWEEANRAPWGVILMFGGGLALAAAMSRSGLDTWLGQALLPLAGVPLVVVALAVVAMVVLITEFASNVATASGVMPVIASLTVALGADPLLLGVPAAMAASWGFMLPSGTGPNAIAWATGRIDLPRMVGAGALLDLAGVVLIVGSAWAVYALMAAIGLV
- a CDS encoding cystathionine gamma-synthase family protein, yielding MSDQNDLPPTDPTTPRRKPRPEVARLGGRELKPSTLMMGFGYDPTLSEGALKPPIFLTSTFAFESAAAGKRHFQSLTGGGGAEGLVYSRFNGPNQEILEDRLGVWDGAEDALVFSSGMTAICILLMAYCRSGDVIVHSGPLYAASEGFVAKVLGKFGVTYVDFPAGATREELDAVLAEAKDRAAQQGGRVAMIYLESPGNPTNALVDVEAVRAARDAALDPAQTPIAIDNTFLGPLWQRPLDQGADIVVYSLTKYVGGHSDLVAGSVAGAKRWMDPVRSLRNTMGGICDPNTAWMLLRSLETVELRMQRATENAVKVCDFLKDHPKVSGVGFLSLLPEGTRQKDIYDRHCSGPGSTFSLFIDGGEAESFRFLDNLRIAKLAVSLGGTETLASHPAGMTHLSVSPERRAQLGITDNLVRISIGIEDADDLIADFAQALEAV
- a CDS encoding J domain-containing protein; the encoded protein is MSRSRRSMDWGFPRWRGYESAREAAKVRLCDRHGCEEPGDCPAPKAPNSPERWYFCQRHAAEYNQKWDYFEGLEKAEAEARARSEQRENAGYAEAAHYGWAGSGDGSRSADEMRALEVLGLESDADFPAIKKAWRDRAKEVHPDVKPGDAEAARQFQAYSVAYEVLRQAEERREWSG
- the pal gene encoding peptidoglycan-associated lipoprotein Pal — encoded protein: MQKIAIALTAASALALGACAKKAPETLPPAPQPTATTPAPAPTPAPTGPVPGSQTHFKQAMAGKDVIYFDTDKYDIDSEDQAALRAQAQYMSQYPNIRATIEGHCDERGTRDYNLALGERRANAAKNYLVSLGVPATRVTTISYGKERPVALGSNEAAWAQNRRAVTIVLN
- the tolB gene encoding Tol-Pal system beta propeller repeat protein TolB, with protein sequence MITRLALALSVSLVAVPAAAQNTTPPPVVTPAPAEPAAAGTDQDEGFTFTVTDENAWQDLGIAIPAFATSRDEPTPANSQGTRALGMELARVIFNDLRNNGLFRPVGPDALPKPAYDQITAPAWNVWSGRSAEMLVQGYVRANEDGRLTVGCYLYDVQLQDQLVREGWVVQPNEWRRAAHKCADLVYSRLSGESPFFDSKIAYIAETGPKDHRIKRLAIMDSDGANHRFITNGQATALTPRYSPDYSKIVYLSYLNGNPRIYIYDIGTGKQTLVTQSNNPTFAPRWSPDGKWILYSMAIAGNTDIYRVPATGGQSQKLTDSPGIDIGGSYSPDGSQIVFESDRSGSQQIYVMNADGSNQRRISFFGGRSATPEWSPRGDLIAFTHIAGDLRIAVMTPAGRNMRYLTNSWQDEAPTWSPNGRIVQFFRTAKGSGEGSLWQVDLTGENLRKLPTPVGASDPAWGPVLP
- a CDS encoding energy transducer TonB is translated as MAASASLSREERIGLGIAAAAHVALVAVLVFYDKSPPHQIPVPERMEVSLASEVSLRSTAPDPAEAPQAAVAPELSAEPEPVAPPPPPAPERVERPAEQPVTPPAPRAAASSRPAPRPTAQPRPSQPQPKPSAAPRQTRPDPKPAPSPSRSSRPTGTRIGSDFLSGAGASDGSDRGSPAKEAGPAVTASIQAAMARQIKPHWSAPQGVDTEKLVTYLNWDLNPDGSLKGRPTCVRQTGETPSNSPQKALHCERAIRAIQLAAPFNLPEEYYNIWKSPRNVKFDRNL
- a CDS encoding ExbD/TolR family protein; the encoded protein is MAMGLHTSRRRGRSSRRTPMAEINVTPLVDVMLVLLIIFMVTAPMLASGVPVDLPDSRANALEQEQDQITISIDQAGFIYVDDAVVEGGAFPSVVSGFSCGAPQGPLITLRADRGLDYGRVMAVMGELNRAGCNRISLVTQGSVEAP
- the tolQ gene encoding protein TolQ, which produces MILDMMSAAGASAPTRLDPLQLFLDADIVVQLVITGLVLASIWVWTIVVSFSMKMGSVKRRSREFEEDFWQSENPEAMLGGRKGQANPSARVAAAGLDELKISTAGGVRDREGTRQRVALAMEGQVAVESDALAERLNFLATTGAVAPFVGLFGTVWGIMNSFFQIGSQQNSSLAVVAPGISEALFATAIGLFAAIPAVIAYNRFSHRVDGFQARLQRFADKVSAQIGRELDRA